The following are encoded in a window of Acidobacteriota bacterium genomic DNA:
- a CDS encoding glycosyltransferase, with amino-acid sequence MKIIPKFIFLLFAPLLLLALWLGITACDMVWKLQGRRRSAQRKDRTAPHTEFAPPRNASVVIPNWNGKDLLEKYLSPLLAACRDEDEIIVVDNASADGSVEYIRKVFPRVRVLEMERNLGFGGGSNAGVQAAKHPVVILLNNDMRVLPGFVEALLAGFDAADVFAVSAQIFFSDPNKRREETGLTAGQFEKGFIRVRHIIDPNITQIAPTLYAGGGSTAYDREKFLSLGGFDPLFEPFYLEDTDLSFNAWRQRWRVLYQPAAHVYHEHRGTIGKHFTPETISAYLQKNYVLMTWKNIHRPAWMALHFAYTYGHMVMSFLGRWTPTRTTIGAFSRALRTLPKALRARRHAILNARLETLSIFNCTSPALYRDQFLPLAPQREAPAALPAPPSGQLSPALAPARRLNILFVSPYSIYPPLHGGAVFMYQALEALSKRHNIHLLTFVDRAEEVTSNETLRGMLQSVDVLLRRYQPHPLFRLESNAEQTFRDPAFAERLERLILEHRIDLVQFEYTQLAQFHLPLQNVAQCLFEHDVYFRSVQHQLTGSPGRAMVKAREFLEWLRAIRFELRVAKKFDALFTCNVEEQRLLQSFLNVNDKQAHSATNRHGPRIYSGLRTAVTVASYTFPGGPRTPDSLLFVGNFNHPPNRQAIEYFCSQVLPEIRRLRPQAKLTVVGANAPSDLMKKYTTADGVSFTGQVPDIRDPLGSHAIFVAPILTGAGVRVKILEAFASGIPVVSTPFGAEGLEIISGENGFLASTPREFAQHVLTLLEDPARATRMAAAAHQMALSQYDWSTVVSHLDEIYQELVDEKLRAADQRW; translated from the coding sequence TTGAAAATCATCCCCAAATTTATTTTTCTGTTGTTCGCCCCGCTGCTGCTCCTGGCGCTGTGGCTGGGAATCACCGCGTGCGACATGGTCTGGAAACTGCAAGGCCGGCGGCGCTCCGCGCAACGGAAGGATCGCACCGCTCCGCACACGGAATTTGCGCCGCCACGCAACGCCAGCGTCGTCATTCCCAACTGGAACGGCAAGGATTTGCTCGAAAAATATCTCTCGCCACTGCTCGCCGCCTGCCGCGACGAAGATGAGATCATCGTTGTGGATAACGCCAGCGCCGACGGCAGCGTGGAATATATCAGGAAAGTATTTCCCCGCGTGCGCGTGCTGGAGATGGAGCGCAATCTAGGCTTCGGCGGCGGATCGAATGCAGGCGTGCAGGCCGCGAAGCATCCGGTTGTAATACTGCTCAACAACGACATGCGCGTCCTGCCCGGCTTCGTCGAGGCGCTGCTTGCGGGTTTCGATGCGGCGGATGTCTTCGCCGTCTCCGCCCAGATATTTTTCTCCGACCCCAATAAACGCCGCGAGGAAACCGGGCTCACGGCGGGACAGTTCGAGAAGGGCTTCATCCGCGTCCGGCACATCATCGACCCGAACATCACGCAAATTGCCCCCACGCTCTACGCGGGCGGCGGCTCGACGGCGTATGACCGCGAGAAGTTTCTCTCGCTCGGCGGCTTCGATCCACTCTTCGAGCCATTCTACCTGGAAGACACCGACCTCTCCTTCAACGCCTGGCGGCAGCGCTGGCGCGTGCTCTACCAGCCCGCCGCGCACGTCTATCACGAACATCGCGGGACCATCGGCAAACACTTCACGCCGGAGACCATCTCGGCGTACCTGCAAAAAAACTATGTGCTAATGACTTGGAAGAACATCCACCGCCCCGCATGGATGGCCCTGCACTTCGCCTACACTTACGGCCACATGGTGATGAGCTTTCTGGGCCGCTGGACGCCGACGCGCACCACCATCGGCGCATTCAGCAGGGCGCTGCGCACTCTGCCTAAAGCGCTGCGGGCGCGGCGCCACGCGATTCTCAACGCCCGTCTTGAGACCCTGAGTATTTTCAACTGCACCAGCCCGGCCCTCTACCGCGATCAATTTCTGCCGCTGGCCCCGCAGCGTGAGGCACCTGCTGCCCTGCCCGCCCCCCCCTCTGGACAACTCTCTCCGGCGCTGGCTCCGGCGCGCCGACTGAACATTCTCTTCGTCTCGCCCTACTCGATCTATCCGCCGCTGCATGGCGGCGCGGTCTTTATGTATCAGGCTCTGGAAGCGCTGTCGAAGCGACACAACATCCATCTGCTGACGTTTGTGGACCGCGCCGAGGAAGTCACCTCCAACGAAACATTGCGCGGGATGCTCCAGAGCGTGGATGTCCTCCTGCGCCGTTATCAGCCGCACCCGCTGTTTCGTCTGGAGTCCAACGCCGAGCAGACTTTCCGTGATCCTGCGTTTGCCGAGCGGCTGGAGCGCCTCATTCTGGAGCACCGCATTGATTTGGTTCAGTTCGAGTACACGCAACTGGCGCAGTTCCATCTGCCACTCCAGAACGTCGCGCAATGCTTGTTTGAACATGACGTATACTTCCGTTCCGTGCAGCATCAGCTGACGGGCTCGCCGGGCAGGGCGATGGTAAAAGCGCGGGAGTTCCTCGAATGGTTGCGCGCGATCCGCTTCGAGCTGCGCGTGGCGAAGAAGTTTGACGCGCTGTTCACCTGCAATGTGGAGGAGCAGCGCTTGCTTCAGTCCTTTCTGAATGTGAACGACAAGCAAGCGCATTCGGCCACGAATAGACACGGTCCGCGCATCTACAGTGGCTTGCGCACGGCGGTGACTGTGGCCAGCTACACGTTCCCCGGCGGGCCGCGCACGCCGGACTCGCTGCTGTTCGTGGGAAATTTTAATCATCCCCCGAACCGGCAGGCGATCGAATATTTTTGTTCGCAAGTGTTGCCGGAGATTCGCCGCCTGCGCCCGCAAGCAAAGTTGACGGTGGTCGGCGCGAATGCGCCATCCGATTTGATGAAGAAATATACGACCGCCGATGGAGTGAGCTTCACCGGGCAGGTACCGGACATCCGCGATCCGCTCGGATCACATGCCATCTTCGTCGCGCCCATCCTGACCGGCGCTGGCGTGCGCGTGAAAATACTCGAAGCGTTCGCCTCGGGCATTCCCGTTGTCTCCACGCCGTTCGGAGCAGAGGGCCTCGAAATCATCTCCGGCGAAAATGGATTCCTTGCGTCCACCCCGCGCGAGTTCGCGCAGCACGTCCTCACGCTGCTCGAAGACCCGGCCCGCGCCACACGCATGGCCGCCGCCGCGCACCAGATGGCGTTGAGCCAATACGACTGGTCAACGGTGGTCAGCCATCTCGATGAAATTTATCAGGAATTAGTGGATGAAAAACTGCGCGCGGCGGACCAGCGTTGGTGA
- the miaA gene encoding tRNA (adenosine(37)-N6)-dimethylallyltransferase MiaA, translated as MNHDPTLLAVVGPTASGKSHLALELASRFGGEILNCDSLQMFRWFDLGTAKLPPAERRGVPHHFMDILNPDEQFAAGEYMRLGRAVLREVFARGRLPIVAGGTGFYLRALIDGLTPGPTRDVELRQRLQTRANQRASQGEGDYLHRLLRRIDRTTAATIHANDTPKLIRAIEVCLLGSRPASVLFSEGRDTLTGFRVLKLGIDAPREALYGRINLRTAAMFDKGLREPALLGSNLLEEVQSIIARGYASTLPPFQAHGYRQTVDHLEGRITLPEALYHAQTRTRQYAKRQMTWFRKEPDVHWLRGFGSDPSVIEQAIALVADFTGKT; from the coding sequence ATGAATCATGATCCCACGCTGCTGGCCGTGGTGGGGCCGACGGCCAGCGGGAAATCCCATCTCGCGCTCGAACTCGCCAGCCGCTTTGGCGGCGAGATACTCAACTGCGACTCGTTACAGATGTTCCGCTGGTTCGACCTCGGCACGGCGAAACTTCCGCCAGCCGAGCGGCGCGGCGTCCCGCATCACTTCATGGACATACTGAATCCCGACGAGCAGTTCGCCGCGGGCGAGTATATGCGGCTGGGCCGAGCGGTTCTGCGCGAGGTCTTCGCGCGTGGCCGCTTGCCCATCGTGGCCGGCGGAACGGGCTTCTATCTGCGCGCGTTGATTGACGGACTGACGCCCGGACCAACGCGCGATGTGGAGTTGCGCCAACGGCTGCAAACACGGGCCAATCAGCGGGCCAGCCAGGGAGAAGGTGATTATCTGCACCGCCTGCTCCGCCGCATCGATCGCACGACGGCGGCGACCATCCACGCCAACGACACGCCCAAGCTGATCCGCGCCATCGAGGTCTGCCTGCTGGGCAGTCGCCCCGCCTCCGTGTTGTTTAGCGAAGGCCGCGACACGCTGACCGGCTTCCGCGTGTTGAAGCTCGGCATTGACGCACCGCGCGAGGCGCTCTACGGGAGAATCAACCTGCGCACTGCCGCGATGTTCGACAAGGGCCTGCGGGAACCGGCCCTGTTGGGGTCCAACTTGTTGGAAGAGGTCCAGTCGATCATCGCCCGCGGCTACGCCTCCACGTTGCCGCCCTTTCAGGCGCACGGCTACCGCCAGACGGTGGATCATCTGGAAGGGCGCATCACGCTGCCCGAGGCGCTCTACCACGCGCAGACCCGCACGCGCCAGTACGCCAAGCGCCAGATGACCTGGTTCCGCAAGGAGCCAGACGTCCACTGGCTGCGCGGTTTCGGCTCCGACCCATCTGTCATCGAGCAAGCCATCGCGCTGGTCGCCGACTTCACAGGGAAAACATAG
- a CDS encoding carboxypeptidase regulatory-like domain-containing protein, which yields MSKPISRPQGFRPARYIPALVASVILIILAWPAIAQQRKGSQGVGIVYGKVLKVNGKPLGGVWLMIENLELGMIYRKDVNPIGQFEFADVYPGTYIFKLSPALYLVKSPAKITVKADEAIEVEVRVERAAPE from the coding sequence ATGAGCAAGCCGATAAGTAGACCGCAGGGATTCCGTCCAGCGCGATATATTCCCGCGCTGGTCGCGTCGGTGATTCTGATTATTTTGGCGTGGCCCGCCATCGCGCAGCAACGGAAGGGATCGCAGGGCGTGGGTATTGTTTACGGCAAAGTGCTCAAGGTGAACGGTAAGCCGCTCGGCGGGGTGTGGCTGATGATCGAGAACCTCGAACTCGGCATGATCTACCGCAAGGACGTCAATCCCATCGGCCAGTTTGAGTTTGCCGATGTCTATCCCGGAACCTACATCTTCAAGCTCTCGCCCGCGCTGTATCTGGTGAAGAGTCCCGCGAAGATTACCGTGAAGGCCGATGAAGCGATCGAGGTGGAGGTCCGCGTGGAGCGCGCCGCTCCTGAATAG
- a CDS encoding methyltransferase domain-containing protein produces MKFTGERVVPGQVEADLLNEHLARYHFARQFVKGKRVLDAACGSGYGTAMLAESASSVIGIDISREAVGYARSNYAAAAAAGAEIDFSEGDCLALPFTDESLDVVVAFEIVEHLKDATGFLRELRRVLRPGGLLLLSTPNRLYYTEDRGEVNPFHEREYTFAEMDALIAPFFAHRQIIFENHVDGFAISGPGAELSHSATPAATLLTDNSAGAATAGTIAERGRDAYFFIAVCSATPIPPFSPMLFVPSTGNVLRERELHIHKLESQLDGAISDRDLAREQFQRMEQELNDFRAFFTKREAELDQSLAERTAWAQSLEQETGRARDAHARLEEEFTRLRGEFDERTAWALRLNVDVEERTAWARRLDGELGEARTDLQKIYSSRWYRIGKKLGLAPFPPETRSGDGT; encoded by the coding sequence ATGAAGTTTACGGGTGAGCGCGTCGTCCCCGGCCAGGTGGAAGCGGACCTGCTGAATGAGCATCTGGCGCGTTATCATTTCGCGCGTCAGTTCGTGAAAGGCAAGCGCGTGCTGGACGCCGCCTGCGGGTCGGGTTACGGCACGGCGATGCTGGCGGAATCGGCCAGTTCGGTGATCGGCATTGACATCTCCCGCGAGGCCGTTGGCTACGCGCGCTCCAACTATGCCGCCGCCGCGGCAGCCGGGGCGGAGATTGACTTCTCGGAAGGTGACTGCCTGGCTCTGCCCTTCACCGATGAAAGCCTGGATGTCGTGGTGGCCTTCGAGATCGTCGAACATCTGAAAGACGCCACCGGATTCCTGCGCGAGTTGCGCCGCGTTCTGCGGCCCGGCGGACTGCTGCTGCTCTCCACGCCCAACCGCCTCTATTACACCGAGGACCGCGGCGAAGTGAACCCGTTCCACGAGCGCGAGTATACCTTCGCCGAAATGGATGCGCTGATTGCGCCGTTTTTCGCGCATCGCCAGATCATCTTCGAGAACCATGTGGATGGTTTCGCCATCAGCGGCCCCGGCGCGGAGCTGAGCCACAGCGCAACACCAGCCGCCACGCTGCTGACGGACAACAGCGCTGGCGCGGCCACGGCCGGAACCATTGCCGAGCGCGGGCGCGACGCTTACTTCTTTATCGCCGTTTGCTCTGCGACCCCGATTCCACCCTTCAGTCCAATGCTCTTCGTGCCCTCCACCGGCAACGTGCTGCGCGAGCGCGAATTGCACATTCATAAACTGGAATCGCAACTCGACGGCGCCATCTCCGACCGCGACCTTGCGCGCGAGCAGTTCCAGAGGATGGAGCAGGAGTTGAATGACTTCCGCGCTTTTTTTACGAAGCGCGAGGCGGAACTCGATCAGTCGCTTGCTGAGCGCACCGCATGGGCGCAGAGCCTGGAGCAGGAAACCGGCCGCGCGCGCGACGCCCATGCCAGATTGGAAGAGGAGTTCACCAGGCTGCGCGGCGAATTTGATGAGCGCACGGCGTGGGCGCTGCGATTGAATGTTGATGTGGAGGAGCGCACCGCATGGGCGCGGCGTCTGGATGGCGAATTAGGCGAGGCCCGCACGGATCTCCAGAAAATCTACAGCTCGCGCTGGTATCGCATCGGCAAGAAGCTGGGGCTGGCGCCCTTCCCTCCCGAAACGCGCTCCGGTGACGGGACATAA
- a CDS encoding TonB family protein: protein MADEIRHLLSDDYPEPEEPHGRDTFLVSVLTHIAIVMVLVAHPEMLFSPPKPVEMVRPEDAVQLVYQPPQKSREQLRAPPLPKPPAQPQAPVERAQQNPDAMREPPPAPREAEPPPERELLAENRGGGGGDRIIRGQQTPGIPNYPEEIKNPPKRPGFESVQLPPETPPSSLSLPPIGSASRGTDALLREMAKQRASGQGPGTGMGLPGVGKGASDPNFNLPGPQILSDTMGVDFNPYLLRVYLAVRRNWYAVIPEIARLGRKGRAVVQFHILRDGGVEQLVLEDGSGTTSLDSAALSSIRLSDPFPPLPSEFPGADIRLRFVYFYNLRME from the coding sequence ATGGCTGATGAGATCAGACATCTTCTGAGCGATGACTACCCCGAGCCGGAAGAGCCGCACGGACGCGATACCTTTTTGGTCTCGGTGCTGACGCACATCGCCATCGTCATGGTCCTGGTGGCGCATCCGGAAATGCTTTTCTCTCCGCCCAAGCCGGTTGAAATGGTGAGGCCGGAAGACGCCGTGCAGTTAGTCTATCAGCCTCCTCAAAAGTCGCGCGAACAACTGCGTGCGCCGCCGCTGCCCAAGCCGCCCGCACAGCCACAGGCTCCCGTTGAGCGCGCGCAACAGAATCCCGACGCCATGCGCGAGCCGCCGCCCGCTCCGCGCGAGGCGGAGCCGCCGCCCGAGCGCGAACTGCTCGCCGAGAACCGAGGCGGTGGCGGAGGGGACCGTATCATTCGCGGTCAGCAGACGCCAGGCATTCCCAACTATCCGGAAGAAATCAAGAACCCACCGAAGCGACCGGGATTTGAATCCGTACAGTTGCCTCCGGAGACGCCCCCCTCTTCGCTTTCGCTGCCTCCCATTGGATCAGCCAGTCGCGGTACCGACGCGCTGCTCCGTGAGATGGCCAAGCAGCGCGCCTCCGGCCAAGGGCCGGGGACGGGAATGGGATTGCCGGGGGTGGGGAAAGGCGCCAGCGATCCCAACTTCAATCTGCCCGGGCCGCAGATTCTCTCCGATACCATGGGAGTGGACTTTAATCCCTATCTGCTGCGCGTCTACCTGGCCGTCCGGCGCAACTGGTATGCGGTGATCCCGGAGATTGCGCGGCTGGGTCGCAAGGGCAGAGCGGTCGTGCAGTTTCATATCCTGCGCGACGGCGGCGTAGAGCAACTCGTGCTGGAGGACGGATCGGGGACGACGTCATTGGACTCCGCGGCGCTGTCCAGCATTCGATTGTCGGACCCGTTTCCGCCGCTGCCCAGTGAGTTTCCCGGCGCGGACATCCGCCTGCGCTTCGTCTATTTCTACAACCTGCGCATGGAGTGA